In Methanocaldococcus lauensis, a single genomic region encodes these proteins:
- the carA gene encoding glutamine-hydrolyzing carbamoyl-phosphate synthase small subunit: protein MEAVLVLENGIVFKGKGFGAEKEVFGELVFTTVMTGYVEVLTDPSYKGQIVMMTYPLQGNYGVKKEWFESDGIKAEGFVVREVTNKALDDFLKEYNVPGIQDIDTRFLTRNIRDKGVVKSCLKVAEKISDEEIKDLLDKVKKYKDISDIDLVPLVSTKETIIHKTTNRKARCVLIDCGVKLNIIRSLVKRNCEVVQVPYNTKYDEILEYKPDFVLISNGPGDPARLKEVIKCIKNLIGVVPITGICLGNQLLALAFGGETYKMKFGHRGGNQPVKDLKTDKVYITSQNHGFAVREESLPDDVKVSFINLNDMTVEGIKHNDLPIFSVQFHPEARPGPHDTMFLFDDMIKLKDRK from the coding sequence ATGGAGGCAGTGTTAGTTTTAGAGAATGGAATTGTGTTTAAAGGAAAAGGTTTTGGAGCAGAAAAAGAAGTTTTTGGAGAGTTGGTTTTTACAACAGTTATGACTGGCTATGTGGAAGTTTTAACAGATCCTTCCTATAAAGGACAGATAGTAATGATGACATATCCCCTACAAGGAAACTATGGAGTTAAAAAAGAATGGTTTGAGTCAGATGGCATAAAGGCAGAGGGCTTTGTAGTTAGAGAAGTAACTAATAAAGCCTTAGATGACTTTTTAAAAGAATATAATGTCCCTGGAATTCAAGATATAGATACAAGATTCTTAACAAGAAACATTAGAGATAAAGGGGTTGTAAAAAGTTGTTTAAAAGTTGCTGAAAAAATAAGTGATGAAGAAATTAAAGATCTCTTAGATAAAGTTAAAAAATATAAAGATATATCAGATATTGATTTAGTTCCATTAGTTTCCACTAAAGAAACGATAATTCATAAAACTACCAACAGAAAAGCAAGGTGTGTTTTAATTGACTGCGGAGTTAAGTTAAATATAATAAGAAGTTTGGTTAAAAGAAACTGCGAAGTAGTTCAAGTTCCATACAATACAAAATATGATGAAATTTTAGAGTATAAACCAGATTTTGTTTTAATTTCTAACGGTCCTGGAGACCCTGCAAGGTTAAAAGAAGTTATTAAATGCATTAAAAATTTAATTGGAGTGGTGCCAATAACAGGAATTTGTTTAGGAAATCAACTCTTAGCATTGGCATTTGGAGGAGAAACATACAAAATGAAGTTTGGTCATAGGGGTGGAAATCAGCCAGTTAAAGACCTAAAAACAGATAAAGTTTATATAACTTCTCAAAACCATGGATTTGCCGTTAGAGAGGAAAGTTTGCCTGACGATGTCAAAGTGAGTTTTATAAACTTAAACGATATGACAGTTGAAGGAATTAAGCATAATGATCTACCAATATTTTCAGTTCAATTCCACCCAGAGGCGAGACCTGGACCACATGATACAATGTTCTTATTTGATGATATGATTAAGTTAAAGGATAGAAAATAA
- the serA gene encoding phosphoglycerate dehydrogenase gives MVKILVTDPLHEEAIKILEEIGEVEIATGLSKEELLEKIKDVDVLVVRSGTKVTRDVIEKAEKLKVIGRAGVGVDNIDVDAATEKGIIVVNAPDASSISVAELTMGLMLAAARNIPQATASLKRGEWNRKRFKGIELYGKTLGVIGLGRIGQQVVKRAKAFGMNIIGYDPYIPKEVAERLGVELVDDINELCRRSDVITLHVPLTPKTKHIIGKEQIALMKKNAIIVNCARGGLIDEKTLYEALKNKKIRAAALDVFEEEPPKNNPLLTLDNVIGTPHQGASTEEAQKAAGTIVAEQIKKILRGELAENVVNMPNIPQEKLGKLKPYMLLAEIMGNIVMQVLDGSVNRVEITYSGELSKEKTDLIKRAFLKGLLSPILLAGINLVNAPVIAKNRNINVVENTTSEEKYGNAIKINAESNNKKFSIVGSIINNKPVILEVDGYEVNFIPEGVLAIIKHIDRPGTIGKVCITLGDYGINIASMQVGRKEPGGESVMLLNLDHTVPDEVIEKIKEIPNIKDVAIVNL, from the coding sequence ATGGTTAAAATATTGGTTACAGATCCACTGCACGAAGAGGCTATAAAGATATTGGAAGAGATTGGAGAGGTTGAAATTGCAACAGGATTGTCTAAAGAGGAGTTATTAGAAAAAATTAAAGATGTAGATGTTTTAGTTGTAAGAAGTGGGACTAAGGTTACGAGAGATGTTATTGAAAAGGCTGAAAAATTGAAAGTTATAGGTAGAGCAGGGGTTGGTGTAGATAACATAGATGTTGATGCCGCTACTGAAAAAGGGATTATTGTGGTTAATGCCCCAGACGCTTCATCAATTTCAGTGGCTGAATTAACAATGGGTTTAATGCTTGCCGCTGCAAGGAATATTCCACAGGCTACAGCATCTTTAAAAAGGGGAGAATGGAATAGAAAGAGGTTTAAGGGAATTGAGTTATATGGAAAAACTCTTGGAGTTATTGGTTTAGGAAGAATAGGACAACAAGTTGTTAAAAGGGCTAAGGCATTTGGAATGAATATTATTGGATATGATCCTTACATCCCAAAGGAAGTTGCTGAAAGATTAGGAGTTGAGTTGGTTGATGATATAAATGAATTATGTAGGAGATCTGATGTAATAACACTTCATGTTCCTTTAACGCCAAAAACTAAACATATTATTGGTAAAGAACAAATTGCATTAATGAAAAAGAATGCAATAATTGTCAATTGTGCAAGAGGAGGATTAATAGATGAAAAAACACTATATGAGGCTTTAAAAAATAAAAAAATTAGGGCAGCAGCATTAGATGTTTTTGAAGAAGAACCTCCAAAGAACAATCCATTATTAACCTTAGATAATGTTATTGGAACTCCTCATCAAGGAGCTTCTACTGAAGAGGCACAAAAGGCGGCTGGAACAATAGTTGCTGAACAAATAAAGAAAATTTTAAGAGGAGAACTTGCTGAAAATGTTGTAAATATGCCAAATATACCTCAAGAAAAGTTAGGAAAATTAAAGCCATATATGTTATTGGCAGAGATTATGGGTAATATAGTTATGCAGGTATTGGATGGATCAGTTAATAGAGTGGAAATTACTTATTCAGGAGAATTATCAAAAGAAAAAACTGATTTAATAAAAAGAGCCTTTTTGAAAGGATTATTATCTCCAATATTACTGGCAGGAATTAACTTAGTCAATGCCCCTGTTATCGCTAAAAATAGAAACATCAATGTAGTTGAAAATACTACATCTGAGGAAAAATATGGAAATGCTATTAAGATAAATGCTGAAAGTAATAATAAAAAGTTTTCAATTGTTGGAAGTATAATAAACAATAAGCCAGTTATCTTAGAAGTAGATGGATATGAAGTTAATTTTATTCCAGAAGGTGTTTTAGCAATTATTAAACACATAGATAGACCTGGCACAATAGGTAAAGTTTGTATAACTCTTGGAGATTATGGAATAAACATTGCAAGTATGCAGGTTGGTAGAAAAGAGCCGGGAGGAGAGAGTGTAATGCTTTTAAACTTAGACCATACAGTTCCTGATGAGGTTATAGAGAAAATAAAAGAAATCCCAAATATTAAGGATGTGGCAATAGTTAATTTATAA
- a CDS encoding 7-cyano-7-deazaguanine synthase, with amino-acid sequence MEFSEWTKNKRKLNNLDELKKDIIEQFKEKNVLNEKIVVMASGGKDSSTAIALAKDLNLKIDALIHFYHKWSWDVSKKMVEKISKKYNIPVIYYEITNELLKRIKGAKGSSICRICKNIMKDKAVDIAKERGIRIIMTGDSALEKVSGAVMNYLREVYGEVVYNKMELTPVPQKYSKGKDKEILFFRPLIRLSYEDVLNLMKYYNIEIEKAHEVGDKFGFWREGCCLQYADEDVKLSEDLFNKLYKYNKIVTDVAKKYNFRASIKLPSKKIIVVPKKEEYVRLIKKSLRDLYEN; translated from the coding sequence ATGGAGTTTTCAGAATGGACAAAAAATAAGAGAAAGTTAAATAATTTAGATGAATTAAAGAAAGATATTATTGAGCAATTTAAAGAAAAGAATGTATTAAATGAAAAAATTGTAGTTATGGCAAGTGGTGGAAAGGATTCTTCAACTGCAATAGCTTTAGCTAAAGATTTAAATTTAAAAATAGATGCATTAATACACTTTTATCATAAATGGAGTTGGGATGTTTCAAAAAAAATGGTTGAAAAAATATCTAAAAAATATAATATCCCAGTCATATATTATGAGATAACTAACGAATTGCTAAAAAGGATTAAAGGGGCTAAGGGAAGTAGTATTTGTAGAATATGTAAAAATATAATGAAAGATAAGGCAGTAGATATAGCAAAAGAGAGGGGAATTAGAATAATTATGACGGGAGACTCTGCTCTTGAAAAAGTTTCTGGGGCTGTAATGAACTATTTGAGAGAGGTTTATGGAGAAGTTGTCTATAATAAAATGGAACTCACACCAGTTCCTCAAAAGTATAGTAAAGGTAAAGATAAGGAAATTTTATTTTTTAGACCATTGATAAGATTATCTTATGAAGATGTTTTAAATTTGATGAAATACTACAATATTGAAATAGAAAAGGCACATGAAGTTGGAGATAAATTTGGTTTTTGGAGGGAGGGCTGTTGTTTGCAGTATGCTGATGAAGATGTAAAATTAAGTGAAGATTTATTTAATAAACTATATAAATACAACAAAATTGTTACAGATGTTGCAAAAAAATATAATTTTAGGGCGTCAATAAAACTTCCTTCTAAAAAAATTATCGTAGTTCCAAAAAAGGAAGAATATGTAAGGTTAATTAAAAAATCTTTGAGGGATTTATATGAAAATTAA
- a CDS encoding TIGR01177 family methyltransferase, which produces MFGYVLSGEYEELPYGELMALLDIYKYKGNVERLKRYIITEDSPVKEIIKRSGYVDEGHRVIFRYNLENRDTNLIDEITKDFINTFKSFIDNIEYYPDIDKNKSFAVRVLKLHKDDFTKKIDSLKIEREIGGIIKLKTNAKVNLTKPDVLVRVVILKDSFIIGNVLAMRDREYFQKNRPHLRKYFHPGCILPKLARAMVNLARVKEGDIVLDPFCGTGGFLIEAGLIGAKLIGCDIDWRMSSGTLINLEEYNLIDKVIKVKRLDAKYVKDFLNELGIKEVDAIVTDPPYGISTAKKGEIENILKILSDVIKKNGYFVFAYPKKIDLDMELESLYKIYIHKGLIRHIHVYRKI; this is translated from the coding sequence ATGTTTGGATATGTTTTAAGTGGAGAGTATGAAGAACTTCCTTATGGAGAACTCATGGCATTGTTGGACATATATAAATATAAAGGAAATGTTGAGAGGTTAAAGAGATATATTATAACAGAAGATAGTCCAGTTAAAGAAATAATTAAGAGAAGTGGATATGTAGATGAGGGACATAGAGTTATTTTTAGATATAATTTAGAAAATAGGGATACAAACTTAATAGATGAGATTACAAAAGATTTTATTAATACATTTAAATCATTTATTGATAATATAGAATATTATCCAGATATTGATAAAAATAAATCATTTGCTGTTAGAGTTTTAAAACTACATAAAGATGATTTTACAAAAAAGATAGATTCTTTAAAGATTGAGAGAGAGATAGGAGGAATTATAAAATTAAAAACTAATGCTAAAGTAAATTTAACTAAGCCAGATGTATTAGTTAGAGTAGTTATCCTAAAGGATTCATTTATTATTGGGAATGTATTAGCTATGAGAGATAGAGAATATTTCCAAAAAAATAGACCTCATTTAAGAAAATATTTCCATCCAGGATGTATATTACCTAAATTAGCGAGGGCTATGGTAAATTTAGCAAGAGTAAAAGAGGGAGATATTGTTTTAGATCCATTCTGTGGAACTGGTGGGTTTTTAATTGAGGCGGGATTAATTGGGGCTAAGTTAATAGGTTGTGATATTGATTGGAGAATGTCCTCTGGAACTTTAATAAACCTTGAAGAATATAATTTAATAGATAAAGTAATAAAGGTTAAGAGGTTAGATGCTAAATATGTAAAAGATTTTTTAAATGAGTTGGGAATAAAAGAAGTTGATGCTATTGTGACAGATCCACCCTATGGGATTTCTACTGCTAAAAAAGGAGAAATTGAAAATATATTAAAAATACTTTCAGATGTCATTAAAAAGAATGGATATTTTGTTTTTGCCTATCCTAAAAAAATAGACCTTGATATGGAATTAGAAAGTCTATATAAGATATACATTCATAAAGGACTTATAAGGCATATTCACGTTTATAGGAAGATTTAG
- a CDS encoding MATE family efflux transporter — MDSVKILLDDPKKAVIYVSKPIIIATFIESIYSLVDSIWVSGLGYDALAAIGASFPILISVYAISWGLSIGISSGISRKIGERNKEEANKVANHGIVLAIIMGILFIILVYPNLNCIFSLMGTYGLCKTLAVEYSKILVLGVIIINLCDALYGIFRGEGNTKIVMIASIVGTVSNIILDPIFIYKLNLGISGASIATILSVFISLLILSYKLFIKKSSYITVNLKNFKPDFKIISDLIRVGLPTSFIDLTVAVSFFIMTYLIMLVGDSKDLAVYTGALRITEFGFIPMLGLASGATSVIGASYGAKEFKKLKTAYFYTIKIGVLMEIVIVSLIILFSPILAYLFTYTKISMGIHEELVKALRIIPLYLIFTPFILTTSALFQGIGKGEKSLIIAIFRSLICHISYAYIFAVILGLGVFGIYISLVFGDFTSGIFSLILGIIAINSMLKLEGKYRN, encoded by the coding sequence ATGGACAGTGTTAAAATACTTTTAGATGATCCAAAAAAGGCAGTAATTTATGTTTCTAAGCCTATAATTATTGCTACATTTATTGAGTCGATATACAGTTTGGTAGATAGTATTTGGGTTTCTGGGTTGGGATATGATGCTTTAGCCGCCATAGGGGCGAGTTTTCCAATACTGATAAGTGTATATGCAATTAGTTGGGGTTTAAGTATAGGAATAAGTTCTGGAATTTCAAGAAAAATAGGAGAAAGAAATAAAGAAGAGGCAAATAAAGTGGCTAATCATGGAATTGTTTTGGCAATTATTATGGGGATTTTGTTTATTATATTGGTTTATCCAAATCTTAATTGTATATTTAGTTTAATGGGAACTTATGGATTGTGTAAAACTTTGGCAGTAGAATATTCTAAAATCTTAGTTTTAGGAGTTATTATAATTAATTTATGCGACGCTCTTTATGGAATATTTAGAGGAGAGGGCAATACAAAAATTGTTATGATAGCGAGCATTGTTGGGACAGTTTCAAACATCATCTTAGACCCAATATTTATTTACAAACTGAACTTAGGAATTAGTGGAGCAAGTATAGCCACAATATTGTCAGTTTTTATATCTCTTTTGATACTTTCATATAAGTTATTTATAAAAAAATCGTCATACATTACTGTTAATTTAAAAAATTTTAAACCAGATTTTAAGATTATTTCTGACTTAATTAGAGTAGGACTGCCTACATCATTTATAGATTTAACTGTTGCAGTATCTTTTTTCATAATGACATATTTAATTATGTTAGTTGGAGACAGCAAAGATTTGGCTGTATATACAGGAGCATTGAGAATTACTGAATTTGGATTTATTCCAATGTTAGGATTAGCAAGTGGTGCTACATCAGTTATAGGAGCGTCTTATGGAGCAAAAGAGTTTAAAAAACTAAAAACAGCATATTTTTACACTATAAAGATAGGAGTTTTAATGGAGATTGTTATAGTTTCTTTAATAATTCTATTTTCACCAATATTAGCGTATTTATTTACCTATACTAAAATTTCAATGGGAATTCACGAGGAGTTAGTTAAGGCGTTAAGGATTATTCCATTATACTTAATCTTTACTCCTTTTATATTAACAACATCAGCGTTATTTCAAGGTATTGGAAAAGGAGAAAAATCTTTAATAATCGCTATTTTTAGATCACTAATATGTCATATCTCTTATGCATACATATTTGCAGTAATTTTGGGCTTGGGGGTATTTGGAATATATATAAGTTTAGTATTTGGTGACTTTACATCTGGAATTTTTTCTCTGATATTAGGTATAATTGCAATAAATTCAATGTTAAAGTTAGAAGGAAAATATAGAAATTAA
- a CDS encoding DUF367 family protein, whose amino-acid sequence MPKLFIYHANQCNPKKCTSLKMAKMNKAILLKNPYKVPKNSIILNPFAEKAISPEDRKIVEKFGITALDCSWKEAELIFKKFKFKNQRALPYLIACNPVNYGKPCMLSTLEAFIAALYITNFKEEALNLTGCFKWAETFINVNYELLERYSQAKNSTDIIKIQEEYLKNK is encoded by the coding sequence ATGCCCAAACTTTTCATATATCACGCAAACCAATGTAATCCAAAAAAATGCACATCTCTAAAAATGGCTAAAATGAATAAAGCAATTTTATTAAAAAACCCTTATAAAGTACCAAAAAACTCAATTATTTTAAATCCTTTTGCTGAAAAAGCAATATCTCCAGAGGATAGGAAAATTGTAGAAAAGTTTGGAATAACTGCCTTAGATTGCTCTTGGAAAGAGGCAGAATTAATATTTAAAAAATTTAAATTTAAAAATCAAAGAGCATTGCCATATTTAATTGCCTGCAACCCAGTAAATTATGGTAAGCCGTGTATGTTATCAACCTTAGAAGCATTTATCGCCGCACTATATATAACTAACTTTAAAGAGGAGGCACTAAATTTAACTGGATGTTTCAAGTGGGCAGAAACATTTATAAATGTTAATTACGAACTATTAGAAAGATATTCTCAGGCTAAAAATTCAACTGATATAATAAAAATTCAAGAAGAATATTTAAAAAATAAATGA
- a CDS encoding 50S ribosomal protein L40e, which yields MPFEEAMKRLFMKKICMRCNARNPWRATKCRKCGYKGLRPKAKEPRG from the coding sequence ATGCCATTTGAAGAGGCAATGAAAAGATTATTTATGAAAAAAATATGTATGAGATGTAATGCAAGAAATCCATGGAGAGCTACAAAGTGTAGAAAATGTGGTTATAAAGGTTTGAGACCTAAAGCTAAGGAGCCAAGAGGATAA